Below is a genomic region from Henckelia pumila isolate YLH828 chromosome 3, ASM3356847v2, whole genome shotgun sequence.
TCCAAAGCACAAGCTTCAAGAcactatatattataattactaaaaatataaatgatCAATTAATTGCTCAAATATTCAATTATTATGTCACTTATAAAGATGTCTGATATTACCTCAACGAAACCAAGAAAACCAACCTCCGATGTTCCTTTTCTGTTCGTCAGTTTCTCTCGCCTGAAAGAAACATGGTTAAATTAAATGAAAATCTTAGTTGAAAACTTAATTTTACTTACTTTCATGGCAGCCAGGGTAGTCGCCATTGAATCCAGGGACGTTGTGTACTTTTCGAGGGCTTCGGTGTTCTTACAGTGGTCTCATGACTCTCATCAGTCTTACTACCCTTCAGCGATTCAACTGAAGCAGCGGTCTCATAACTCTCATCAGTCTTACTACCCATCAACGATTCAATGACAGTGAAAATACCTTGACTAATACATCCATTTACAACCCCAATTACTATCAAGCTCACTTTTTCTCGGTTCGGCTTCATGTCATCCATTTGACGCTATGCTTCACAGTATTCCAAACACTTTTGATTGGCgcctaaaacaaaaaaaacatcgATGGATTTCATAACAAAGATAAATATTTTAGTGAGAATTGACATAATCTGAATCAAAACATGTAATAAAATCTTCTAACTAGCTGCTAGCTAACCAAGAAATAAAGAAATGCCACCATTTTAAAAATCCCAATTTTATCACGACACAAACACATTAAAACCGTaacaacataaaataaataaaaaatacaaaacccATTGATTTTCGCTATCTACTCACATTAGAGATTAACAGCCCGATCTCTCAAGATTTCGATCGATTTTCTGATACGCTCTGATGGTTTGTGAATTGTGTTATGAGAAGATTAGGGCTAGGGCGGGGCGGAGCGAAAAAATCAATAGAGATTTGAGATTTTAattatacttatatatatatatatatatatatattatagattTTTGAAACTAAGATTTTATTAAGCAAGCAATTTTTTCAAATTGTTTCCTCCCTTGTGCTCTAAGGATTTCGGTCACCCTAATCAATAGGGATTTGAGTTGTCACTCCTTTTTCGTTCAATCTCaacgcaaattttttttttctttctagtGGGAGTTAGAAGAAGAATAGGAAAACTAGTCGTGGACTTGATTCTGAAGTTGAAGAAAGGAGATATTTACTAAAGGTATAATTTCGTAAACACCATATGAATGTATATTAAACTATACGAGTGCCCAAGTAATTTTgaatatcaaaattaaaattttaaaacttttgctgcgtattgagaatgagaaaaacgTTACTCCAAAGGGTGTATTCATTCTAgacttttaatgacttttaacgACTTTTCTAAAGCCGTGGACTTTTGTAGAGTTCATGaacttttaatgacttttatagaatcttcttgaattttttcATAGAATCTACTTGAAGTTTTATGTCTAAcatttttcatataaaattttattgtaaatttttaagtttactgtttatatattatttttattaattttaaaaaaacaattaataaacCACTATATATTTCTCTAAATTTTTTAGTTCTTCTTGTTGTCTTCTTCCATTTCTTCATTTGTGTGATGTGTATTGATATTTGACATTTAAATGAACTTCCTGACataagaaaaaattattaaataaaaaaagctCTTTGAATTCATGGAATAAAAATCACATgcataatcaaaataaaatttgttcAATAAACAAtccaaaattatataaataaatcaaaatctaaaaattatctagTAGTTGAATAACTAAAAAACATTCCAAAAGAAAATATGAGAAAAATTCGAACATGGTGGTGTTTATTATTAACTTATGTTCCTTCCCCCAAAAGCACTCGATCATTCCAATTTATAATTTATCAACTCCGATCGTTCTTCAATTGTCATTTTCAAGAAAGTCATCTTCTTTGCTCTGTTGTTAAACAAGTCAGTACTATGAACCGAATGCGATTATCCAAATTTGGGACTTCTTTAATCGCATCCCAACAATTATCATCTACAACACCAATTGATTCATTCTTAGAAGCAACCTTCTCAAGGTTTCAAGAGAGCTTCTGCATAAGATTAGGATCAATATTCTttgatgttttttattttaattcaaaatcagTCCTATCTCGTCTTTTGCTTGCCGGAGAAATCTTTGAGCGCATTGGTTGAGAAGGCAATGGTGAAGTAATGTCATCAAGAAAATGTAGGCTGATATGAAGATCTTGTCCATCGTTCTGGATGAATGCACCATTATCGCTATCAAACTTGAGATCATCTAATAAACTAGTGCCCCTGGGTTGTTATGTCTCAGATGTTCTCGCTTCAGTATCATCTCCTACTGCACTTGTGAAGTTTCCAACATCAATTCCATTTCCAACTTCAATTTTCAAATCTTCATAATCCTCAAAAATATTGAACCGATAATTCTTATGTGTAGGATGAAACTGGAGAAAAACAAAAGGTAACAAGTGTTAAAAAGTACTAGTTCTAATTATAGTAACAAATGCACACTTATTATTTTAACTAGAGTATgagataattattttaagtactaGTTCTAATATAGTAACAAATGCACACTTATTATTTTAACTAGAAAGACCCTCACCTTAAAATAATTATCTCATACTTCATCATTAGGCGTGAATTTTTTGTCACAGAATCTCATCCAAATTCAGAATTGTGACGTGTAAGCTTAGAATAATTACTTTATCATTGCTTGAACCACTTCAAATGACTTTGATACTGTGCGAAATTTTTTTCACACCCTATTTTTGCCTTATGAGCAAgagatatatttttttcactGTTCTTTTGATCAACATCTCATTCTTATCACGCCACCCTTGCATGGGTGGCATCAACCATGAGTTAAAGCAATTCATTGCTCTTTTCAATTGTCCACAAATTATATTTTCTATATGAATCTCCCATTTTTTACGATAGAAAAAATTTCGATCTAAAATCattaaaactatatatatatatatatagacgtAGCCTCAAACAGTCAACACTTTTTAATAATTACTTCTTAAACTCATACTGTACCTATAATGTGACTATCAAATATACAACAtactttttttatttgagaaagaaaTGAACATGATACTTATTTCCACATaccaactttattttttttaaaaaaaataataaagaatgaATCAcggtttaaaaaataataataaatgaatcACGGCTCTTTAATTGCAACTCACATAGCCACTgtattcaaaatttttcaaaaaatttgcaCCAGTATACGTTGCACTtacatgaatatttttttttaaaaaaatacttttaaaagTATATATTTCAAACACCAAAACCCTACACATCCATATATATGGCCGGCCACCAACACATACTTATACATAAACgtgcataaaaaaaatcaaatcttatTGGTTCTAAAAAAACAATAGCAAAACCGTAACCATATAGCAACAATAACAATAGATCAGTAGAAGATTTCAAAATGAAAACACACCACTTTTATCCAAAAAATTCAATCCGTATTTGCATCATGCTAACATATGTACTCAAAATCAAAAccctgaatatttttatttgtaaagaaaatgaagaaaacgttaaaaaagaaaaagaaagaattttACCAGGAAGAAGACGAGAAGAGAGAAGAGAAACTCCTAGAACCCTAGATGTTTGAGGAAAAAAAGTCTTATCAAATCTTTGGTATGATGGGAAGAAAATTATGAACTTTTTTTAATGGTACCTAATGCTTCAATATTTGTACATAATGATTTTAATAAGAATCATTAAAAATCTATGAAACTTTTCAATTCCACTCAAATTTTATAGAgtttaaaaaaatcaagattGAATACAACTTGACTTTTTAAAACTTCATGAAAATCTATTTTGAATATCACTATACTTTTATGGCGTATGCAAAAGTCTATATTGAATACCTTAATACTTTTAAAGTTcataaaagtttttaaaagtctATAATGAATACACCCATAATGGCCGTTACACTTATTTATCATTCTAAATCTTTAATcaatatttttcaagaaaattgaaGATTATTAGATTTCATATCTTAAATCATAGATCTGGCtatataatcaatacaaaattATGTTATGCTACAAACATCAACATGAAACTAATTTGTGCAATTTCAAGAGCAATAACATAAACAAAAAGTTGTGTTGCTTCAAGAACATCAACACAAAATATAAATTGTGCTACTTCTGGAGTATCAATGTctatatatgaaaaatatgatattttcaaTAATATGGTGTACGTGCTCTTCAGgagaacaaattaaaatataaagcaTTCGTGCTGATACGtgttataaatttaataatcaAAGAGAGATGAGAAGAGAATAGAGAGAAAAGTGAGTTCCGAGAATGACTCGGAACTATTTCATTCATAACTgagaacccctatttatagggtaCAAGTACAAGATACAAATATGTAGATAGATAAGATTGAGATATCTATCTTAACCAAAAATCTATCTTAATAATCATCTATATTCAAAATCTTATTATAACAAATATAATGTAttgtatatttaatatttttttaaaattttaaagtacTTGGTTTATCCTTATTTCTTGTGTTGtggattaatttataaaaaaattagttgTTGTAGAAatttagtttaaaaaaaaattgatgagaAGCGAGATGATAAAATaagttataaaataaaaaaaaaaagaagagagaaGTGGATAAGAGATGAAGTTGAAAAGAGAATGCAGGGGCATAAAAGGAGCAAATTGGAGAAAAATCATCATAACACCAAAAAATAATTTGTACAcgcttaataaaataataaagataGTAAAGATAGAGAAGTATCATTGTGCACCTGTTACACGCGTCTTTATAATTATTgacatttttaaaataaaaaaatttgtgattATTTTAATCGTTATTCATAATAATCATTTGTATAACAACGATGCAAGTACATTAGACGTTTAGGCACCGTTCTGTTCaccatattactaatatatgtataactcatttCATCTCATCTTACGtttttctcatcatattatttatccatgtatattaactatttattttacatcaatcaaatcattaattatttatcccaatcaatcaaatcaattcaaattactatattaccccttataaataatataatttttattttatttattattaaaaggacaaaaatagtcatttaacatttttatataaaatttaattaatcaaatcaaataaaccataatctatcactcaaatccaatacaattttaactatcatttcttatttattttttattacattatattatttatctatatattacttataccaTAACTTaaaccaaacggtgccttaatttacaaaaaaaaatatgttaataTTTGAATTTTAGAAAGTGAATGAGAAATTGTAACAAGGAATAAACGATAGAGATTTTATTGGTAATAGCTAATCAATTCATggattattctatgctacacctgGAGTACTTCTCCCTCCATAatgtggtcaaatatcaaccattggatcatcaagacatatgtcaatttccataaaaatatatgagtCTCACGTCAtctaatgatattaaaatagggGGAGAAACACTTccggtgtagcatagactaacccTCAATTCATAGTCAATTAAAAACATGAATTAAACAAAGGATGTAATGATTTTTGCGTATTCTAACTTTCCCGCTTCAACCTACGTTACATAACCGCCATTAACGGACCACCCCTAGACACAGAGAAAAATTACAGATCAAGATCAAAACAAGCTTCCTCCCACAATTTCGATTCCTTCCCAGAATTCAACCGATCCACAACAAGAGAAATCCCACCAAGAAACATCCATCATGAGTGTGATCGACATTTTGTTCAGGGTCGACTCCATCTGCAAGAAATACGACAAATATGACGTCGAGAAGATGCGATCCTCCAGTTCCTCCGTAGGCGACGCTTTCGCCCGCCTCTACGCCTCCTTTGAATCCCAGATCGAGGCCGCTCTCCATGTCTGTATAGTCTTTCATCTCCCTCTcctgtcttttttttttttggttttcttGAACGAAAATATGGGATGTGTGCAGAAATCGGAGATGGCTTCGATGGAGACGAACAGAGCCGCGGTGGTGGCGAAGAATGCGGAGGTGCGGCGGTTGAAGGCTAGGCTTCTGGAGGAGGTGCCTAAATTGCAGAAACTGGCTCAGAAAAAGGTCTCTTCTTTAATCTCATTTACATGGAGTATCATGTATCATAGCCAATATATATCTGATGCAGATGCTGGCCTCTTTTCATTTGGTTTCTAAAATCAGCCACCTTCAAGAATCATCCCAAATTAAGGATAAAAATGGTTTTGATAATTATATGATACAAAATGGCAATTAGCAATCCAGAGTTGCATTTACTGATCATTGTTCTCTTTTCCAACAGGTCAAAGGGTTATCTAGAGAAGAACTCGAAGCTCGTAGCGACCTTGTTCTGGCACTACCGGAGAGAATTCAAGCAATACCGGATGGATCGACGAATGCGGCTAAACAAACTGGAGGCTGGGGAGCTTCATCATCGCATAAAGTCATAAAGTTCGACTCCGGTGATCATCTTTGAAGAACGTTTTTCGTTTAATAGTAGATGCCAATATGCTGCTTTTTATGTAGCCTGCTCGCTAACTTTTATGATTATGTGTGTTCACTAGATGAGAACTTTGATGATGATTTCTTTCAACACAGTGAAGAAACAAGTCAATTTAGGCAAGAATATGAGATGAGGAAAATGAAGCAGGCTAGTAGCtcataaaatttctttttcattttcatACATTGCATCATCCAATCTTCCCATGTAATAAATTTTCATGCAATGCAGGATCAAGGATTGGATTTCATATCAGAAGGTCTAGATACATTGAAGAATTTGGCGCTCGATATGAACGAGGTTTGTCTATGGCGCATATATTGTTAATTTGTTCCTCACTCACTCCCTGTTTATAGAAGATATTGCCTGATTTCTCTCACTGTCTTCTATTGTTTTGGTATAGGAATTGGACAGGCAGGTCCCTTTGATGGATGAAATCGACACGAAGGTATGAATGGCTCGTTTTCTTTCCGAACACCGCGGTTATTCATTTATCTATCTAGCGAAAAGCAGAGGATTTCCTTGATGAAACACTTTTTGGTTTCTTGCAGGTGGACAAGGCAACATCTGACATAAGAAACACTAATGTTAGGCTGAAGGAGACTGTTCTCAAGGTGTGATAACAATCTATTATTTTCCTTTAAAAATGAAATCTTTTATGTTATTATGACACGGAATTATAAGTCCATGTTTGAAATAAATTGACTCAGGTGAGATCCACCAAAAACTTCTGCATTGATATAATTCTTTTGTGTGTTATTCTGGGAATTGCTGCCTATCTATACAAGTGAGTAGTCCATTTTTCAAACATGTAAATGCACCAATTTCTATGTTAACCGGATCTGAATGTCACTTCACTTTATGCAGTATACTGCGTTGAATACTCGAGATGATTCGCGGGGCAACCCTCGTCGCCACAGCTTGGCTACTTACATTGGTGTCGAGTTTGTCAGGTCGCATGTACCGTTCGGTGTGTCAACCTTTGATTTGTCCTAATTTAATGAACAACATATATAAAAGAAAACTTTCTTATTTGACTTCCATTATTAGATGATTGTTGTGGTTGAAAAGTGTAAATGATGATAATGTAAACGAATGCATTCATCTTCTTGTACCAATTTTTATTCCTAGTTTGTATTTCCGactattttctttagtgggcgAAATTGTCGAATCGCAATAGAAATTGTATCCTCGTATTCGTACTTTGAGGTTTGCTAGAGGTTTGCAGTTGATGCTAGGAGTTCCTAATGCTTAACATATAATTAAATGGTTACATTTATAGAATGCACCCTATgtctaaaattttcaaaatatcacCTGCTAATTACATTGAAACTAAAAATTCACTTCCCACAACAATTGAATTTGTGCTGTGTAAATCCGTGGAGTTATTCAATTTGCAGTAACAaaaatttttatgttataaaaatcGGTGCCTAGGATTGCCTAGGCGGCGCCTAGGTGACCCACCGCCCCGATTTTTAAAACATCAGTGGCTTCAGGCGGTATTCAAAAAATCGGATTAACAAACATTCTAGatggttcgatttttttttaaaaaataaaatacaaaattgataaacttttttttttaaaaaaaaagtttaacaAAGTTGTGCATATTTTTTTCGAAATATATCCACATAAAAAATTCATGCACATTAATAAGCAtgaatgaaaaaatattaattaaaatattgaatatatttatgcatattttgactaattttagactgaaatatttatatatgttttcaAAAAACTGCTTAAGCGTCTAGGCGGCCAGTTAGGCATTTAGGCACTGGGCCGTGGGTAACCTTGCAAAATATAGAACTTGAATTTGACACAAATTAGTGAATTCCTAGGGTTTGGAATTCTAGTTCTATTTATTGTGAttggttattttttttattttttattactaaTATTATTTTTGGTGTGAAATTGGATTGGGCTCAGTGGGTCATACGATGCACACACATGTACATAGTACATAACTCCGACCCATAATATTTGGGTCGGATCTCATGATAAATTTTGTGAAACAAAGACCCACTCAGCACAATTCAAGTTCACAAAAGTCGCCTTAAAGATGAAAAGCCCAACCTTAGCTTGAGCCTCACATATTTACCCAATTCCCACTATTTCGAAAAATGGCTGTctatttccaaaaaaataaaaaaaaatacggTTGTCAATATAGTTTTAAATTAATCACATCAACCACAAATTTttacgaatttttttttatagatatatatatatttaaatctaAAAGCATATCTTCATTAAATttacattataatataataataatatatataaacaatcataaaatacttttgAAGGGCAGTGGGTGGACAGTTACTATCACCCACCCTACCCCCACTAATAACCTATAAAAGTGACCGACTTGAGGGGGCCGGTGCAAGCCCTCTTAGCACCGCCCTTGCCCTAAAGTAACTACCATCTTGAGGTTTTGTATTACTACTAATCGAAAAGATGTCTTAATGTTGATGCATACTAGTGATATAtagtcaatatatatatatatatatatagtttctttcaagtgcccacctaccatgtccatcaatgatgtagcactattctattggacctacaatttatcacatctttatcacatccaatagaatagtgtcacattaTTGGTGGAcatggtaggtgggcacttCAAAGAAACATTATATATAATCTTGTTCCCCTGCACACCAGTGTGCAGAGATTTTGTGTGCACCCTGTGATGTTCGCATGAACATCTGAGATGTTCTCGCGAACATCCCGCGGTGCACACAAAATCCCTGCACACTGGTGTGCAGTGGATCATgactgtatatatataatatatatatatatatagtaattttcagctgcccaactaTTCCTGCCCAACTCATCTCCGATCACTAAAATCCACTACTaggtttagttgtttttttttaaaaaaattcgtatcactaaaacccactaccgggttttagttgtcggggaCGAGTGAGGAGTTCTTTTATGATGCCCAACattatatgcccacttcatgcccatcatgtacaatagatgagttgaccggtacaatagatgagttgacttgtacatgatgggtatgaagtgggcatatagtgttgggcaccataaaagaactctataatGAGATCTTAAAAAACTTAAGTTAATTATTTTCGTAAAACGAGCACAAATACAAAATAGTTGCTATAAGGGTCCACAATGCAATATAAATTCAAGAGAAaaatcttttttctttttcttttttttcctttctgACTATTTTTCTACATTTGAGAGTTGAGATCTTCCCCAATGTTTATACCACTTTTTTCCCGTGACGAGGAAGAATgataaagtttaaattttttattttctatctAACTTTTATGTATAAGAAATGCACGAGGatcgaatattttttttattgccaTATTGTCACGTTTTGGTGCGTGTgggagattttttttttctttttctaggATTTTATTAGagttttgaaaatatgataGAGATGTTTATGTCGCTTGATCCAGATGATGGTTGTTGAGGGATTCAGTGTGTAGCAAACTTCAATTCATTTCTCCTCATCATTTGTTCTTTCTTCGTCTTATCCCTGTGAATTCTGAAATTAAATTCATCCAAAAAAATTAGAGATACTTTCCAATGAAGAACACACTCAGAATATCAACATCAACCAGAGTTGCGAGATCGTGAGACAATTATTTGAACCCTTACCTTCTTTTACCGTGTAGAGCGCAAATATTCCAAATCGGAAGCCCAACAAAGTAAGCGTATTTCTTGCATCCAGAAAATAGAAAATAGAATACATAAAAATTCGAAAATCCAAACCAAATATTAAAAACCAAGAAAAAGCAGAGAGATTGGGAGGAAATTTTCGAGTCCTTACCTTGTGTCAAAGATTTGGAGTGGAGAATGGAGTACTTATGGAGAAGTAATAGTTGGTGAGCAAATGAGGATAAACCTAAAGCGACGTCGAATGAGAAGTCGGAGGTTAAAAAATTAATCGTGAAACGGTCGTTTTTACGAGTCCCTCAGAAAATGATATTCAATTAAAAGATTACTGTGTAGAAAGGGCAAAACGGGAAAAGTAAATTTGGCGTCTTCAAAAGCAGTTTTTATAAGCCCttcaactattataaaatagttgagatgatgatgatgatgataataataataataataatactaataataataataatattgaaatttaattttttttatttattaaattaaagtttTTAAAATCTTGAAATAAGTATAAATTAagctaatttttaaaattaaaaatagttttatttattaatttgtattatcttatgaattatatataatgcattctCTTGttgttatataaatattataatataaaaatattatttgaattcatttatttatgtagaaataaaaaaatattaaaatatatcatgtatatatttattatttatttcaaaaatatttgaaattattatatataatattccataaaaaaaagttttttgatTGGtagtgtatttttatttatgatattatgattaattttataatattattaacaATCAAAATTTGTTataccaaattattttatgtattttaaaataaatttgaattatatatatatatatatatatatatatatatatatatacagattTGATATTATGAGCACCCATGATGTGCACTTTTGTGTGCACTGCTGACGTGTCATCTTTTACATCCAATAGGCGAACGCCACATCAGCAGATGCACACATAAGTGCACATGATAGATGCTCAcaatatcaaaactatatatatatatatatgtatgtatatatatattcaggTTTGGGAACAAGTATGTGGCTTAAGTTTCCGCGGGGTTGGGGATGGAGAATCCTTGATTAAAAATAACAGGGAATATATAGGGCGGGGAAGGAGACTGATTTTTTATTCGGTGTGAGGATATATACTTGTT
It encodes:
- the LOC140892354 gene encoding syntaxin-71-like, which gives rise to MSVIDILFRVDSICKKYDKYDVEKMRSSSSSVGDAFARLYASFESQIEAALHKSEMASMETNRAAVVAKNAEVRRLKARLLEEVPKLQKLAQKKVKGLSREELEARSDLVLALPERIQAIPDGSTNAAKQTGGWGASSSHKVIKFDSDENFDDDFFQHSEETSQFRQEYEMRKMKQDQGLDFISEGLDTLKNLALDMNEELDRQVPLMDEIDTKVDKATSDIRNTNVRLKETVLKVRSTKNFCIDIILLCVILGIAAYLYK